A genomic region of Micromonospora sp. NBC_01796 contains the following coding sequences:
- a CDS encoding DeoR/GlpR family DNA-binding transcription regulator — MLAQQRQAAIVDRVRVAGGVRVSDLAGEFGVSDMTIRRDLDLLAERGLLAKVHGGATSADSGSTDEPGFVAKSARQLSEKAAIAAQAAHLVQPGMAVALSAGTTTAALAHRLVDTAGLTVVTNSIPVAEIFHRAGRPDQTVVLTGGVRTPSDALVGPVAVGAIRTLHLDLVFLGVHGMSVRAGYTTPNLMEAETNRALVAASERLVVLADHTKWGTVGISSMADLAAAHTVVTDDGLPEPARLTLLEHVMELVVVE; from the coding sequence ATGCTCGCCCAACAGCGGCAGGCGGCGATCGTGGACCGGGTACGGGTGGCCGGCGGGGTACGGGTCAGCGACCTGGCCGGCGAGTTCGGGGTGTCGGACATGACCATCCGCCGCGACCTGGACCTGCTCGCCGAGCGGGGCCTGCTGGCGAAGGTGCACGGCGGCGCTACCTCCGCCGACTCCGGCTCGACCGACGAACCCGGCTTCGTGGCCAAGTCGGCCCGCCAGCTCTCCGAGAAGGCGGCGATCGCCGCACAGGCCGCGCACCTGGTGCAGCCCGGAATGGCGGTGGCGCTGTCGGCCGGCACCACCACCGCCGCCCTGGCCCACCGGCTGGTCGACACCGCAGGGCTGACCGTGGTGACGAACTCGATCCCGGTCGCGGAGATCTTCCACCGGGCCGGTCGACCGGACCAGACGGTGGTGCTCACCGGTGGCGTACGCACCCCGTCGGACGCGCTGGTCGGGCCGGTGGCGGTGGGCGCGATCCGTACTTTGCACCTGGATTTGGTCTTCCTCGGCGTGCACGGGATGAGCGTCCGGGCCGGTTACACCACCCCGAACCTGATGGAGGCGGAAACCAACCGGGCCCTGGTCGCCGCGTCGGAGCGGCTGGTGGTCCTCGCGGACCACACGAAGTGGGGCACGGTCGGCATCTCCTCGATGGCGGACCTGGCCGCCGCGCACACCGTCGTCACCGACGACGGCCTGCCCGAACCGGCCCGGCTCACGCTCCTGGAACACGTCATGGAACTGGTGGTAGTGGAATGA
- the galT gene encoding galactose-1-phosphate uridylyltransferase — MRRTEIKLADGRELIYFDEHEGADRSEPDRRDLPPPPPASQLRYDPLVDEWVAVAAHRQTRIFLPSTAECPLCPSTPTHSTEIPAYDYDVAVFENRFPSLSDREGEPAGELTPFTPTRPGLGRCEVVCFTSDHNASFATLSPERVRTVLDALADRTTALSRIPGVEQVFPFENRGVEIGVTLQHPHGQIYAYPFLPPRTRALLGAARRHAERTGGRNLYADVLTAERAAGDRVVVSNEHWTAYVPAAARWPFEVHVAPHRAVPDIPALDEAERAAFGPLYLDVLNRFDRLFDLPMPYISAWQQAPVHEGRDVSHLHLQVFSIRRAVDKLKYLAGSESAMGAFINDIRPEQAAERLRQAGR, encoded by the coding sequence ATGAGACGGACCGAGATCAAACTGGCCGACGGGCGTGAGCTGATCTACTTCGACGAGCACGAGGGTGCGGATCGGAGCGAGCCGGACCGGCGGGATCTGCCCCCGCCGCCGCCCGCCTCGCAGCTACGTTATGACCCGCTGGTGGACGAGTGGGTGGCGGTGGCGGCACACCGGCAGACCCGGATCTTCCTGCCGAGCACCGCCGAGTGCCCGCTCTGCCCGTCCACCCCGACCCACTCCACCGAGATCCCCGCGTACGACTACGACGTGGCCGTGTTCGAGAACCGGTTCCCGTCGCTGAGCGACCGGGAGGGCGAGCCGGCGGGCGAGTTGACCCCGTTCACGCCCACCCGACCGGGGCTCGGGCGGTGCGAGGTGGTCTGCTTCACCTCCGACCACAACGCCTCCTTCGCCACCCTGTCGCCGGAGCGGGTCCGTACGGTGCTCGACGCGCTCGCCGACCGGACCACCGCACTGTCCCGGATCCCCGGTGTCGAGCAGGTCTTCCCGTTCGAGAACCGGGGGGTGGAGATCGGGGTGACGCTCCAGCACCCGCACGGCCAGATCTACGCGTACCCGTTCCTGCCGCCCCGGACCAGGGCGCTGCTCGGCGCCGCCCGCCGGCACGCCGAGCGGACCGGTGGGCGCAACCTGTACGCCGACGTCCTGACCGCCGAGCGGGCCGCCGGGGACCGGGTGGTGGTCTCGAACGAGCACTGGACCGCGTACGTCCCGGCCGCCGCACGCTGGCCGTTCGAGGTGCACGTGGCCCCGCACCGGGCGGTACCGGACATCCCGGCACTGGACGAGGCGGAACGGGCCGCCTTCGGTCCCCTCTACCTGGACGTGCTGAACCGCTTCGACCGCCTCTTCGACCTGCCGATGCCGTACATCTCGGCCTGGCAGCAGGCGCCGGTGCACGAGGGCCGGGACGTGAGTCACCTGCACCTTCAGGTGTTCAGCATCCGGCGGGCGGTGGACAAGCTGAAGTACCTGGCCGGCTCGGAGTCGGCCATGGGCGCGTTCATCAACGACATCCGGCCGGAGCAGGCGGCGGAGCGGTTGCGCCAGGCCGGGCGCTAG
- a CDS encoding GNAT family N-acetyltransferase produces MSTPLTSTDVKIRPFRPADLDAAVDLLVLAAGDDKRYRLTDRLTAAEPGQIHHALVAERAGVVVGAAKLTTEPAYPGTVSALVAVAESHRGQGVGSALAAELADLAAKTLAPGTVVTTALRDDLDRGRRFAERHGLVLTNHSVGWRFDLAGRGDELAALAASTADRAVVRVRVVDIDADEAVILECVGRTLAGLPVPGGEDQAVDLAYARSVIPDGAIVLLAEPCEPEGSPALGLTIVSTQAADWYTVYTGVDVAHRGRGVASALKTAALRHAYEAGAVAVTTHNDDTNEPILRANRALGMTPSVGYWSLVRTFDGRADGRAGPPPPAPPRR; encoded by the coding sequence GTGAGTACGCCCCTGACCTCGACCGACGTCAAGATCCGTCCCTTCCGCCCGGCGGACCTGGACGCGGCCGTCGACCTGCTGGTGCTCGCCGCCGGTGATGACAAGCGGTACCGGCTGACCGACCGGTTGACCGCCGCCGAGCCGGGTCAGATCCACCACGCCCTCGTCGCCGAGCGCGCCGGTGTGGTGGTGGGCGCCGCCAAGCTGACCACCGAACCCGCCTATCCCGGTACGGTCTCCGCCCTCGTCGCGGTCGCCGAGTCACACCGAGGACAGGGTGTGGGCAGCGCCCTCGCGGCAGAACTCGCCGACCTGGCGGCGAAGACCCTCGCGCCGGGGACGGTGGTGACCACCGCCCTGCGCGACGACCTCGACCGGGGTCGGCGGTTCGCGGAACGCCACGGCCTGGTGCTGACCAACCACAGCGTCGGCTGGCGGTTCGACCTGGCCGGCCGGGGCGATGAACTGGCCGCGCTCGCGGCGTCGACCGCCGACCGGGCCGTGGTCCGGGTCCGGGTGGTCGACATCGACGCGGACGAGGCGGTCATCCTGGAATGCGTCGGCCGCACCCTGGCCGGGCTGCCGGTGCCCGGCGGCGAGGACCAGGCCGTCGACCTGGCGTACGCCCGGAGCGTGATCCCGGACGGGGCGATCGTGCTGCTGGCCGAACCGTGCGAGCCGGAGGGCTCACCGGCACTGGGGCTCACCATCGTCAGCACCCAGGCCGCTGACTGGTACACCGTCTACACCGGTGTGGATGTCGCCCACCGGGGCAGGGGTGTGGCCAGTGCCCTGAAGACCGCTGCCCTGCGGCACGCGTACGAGGCCGGTGCCGTCGCCGTGACCACGCACAACGACGACACGAACGAGCCGATCCTGCGGGCGAACCGGGCACTCGGCATGACCCCGAGCGTCGGCTACTGGAGCCTGGTACGCACCTTCGACGGGAGAGCGGACGGTAGGGCGGGTCCTCCTCCTCCCGCCCCACCGCGACGCTAG
- a CDS encoding NADP-dependent isocitrate dehydrogenase: MAKIKVTNPVVELDGDEMTRIIWKQIREQLILPYLDVDLHYYDLSIQYRDETDDQVTVDAANAIKTHGVGVKCATITPDEARVEEFGLKKMWRSPNGTIRNILGGVVFREPIIMSNVPRLVPGWTKPIIIGRHAHGDQYKATDFVVPGPGTVTITYTPADGSAPVEMEVAKFPGGGIAMGMYNFDESIRDFARASLRYGLDRNYPVYLSTKNTILKAYDGRFKDIFAEVFEAEFKADFDAAGITYEHRLIDDMVAAALKWEGGFVWAAKNYDGDVQSDTVAQGFGSLGLMTSVLMTPDGRTVEAEAAHGTVTRHYRQWQKGEKTSTNPIASIFAWTRGLAHRGKLDGTPAVSEFAEKLEQVCIETVEGGQMTKDLALLISRDAPWLSTDEFMAALDENLAKKLGA, from the coding sequence ATGGCGAAGATCAAGGTAACCAACCCGGTCGTAGAGCTCGACGGCGACGAGATGACCCGGATCATCTGGAAGCAGATCCGGGAGCAGCTGATCCTGCCCTACCTCGACGTCGACCTGCACTACTACGACCTGTCGATCCAGTACCGCGACGAGACCGACGACCAGGTCACCGTTGACGCGGCCAACGCCATCAAGACCCACGGCGTCGGCGTGAAGTGCGCGACCATCACCCCGGACGAGGCCCGGGTCGAGGAGTTCGGCCTCAAGAAGATGTGGCGCTCGCCGAACGGCACCATCCGGAACATCCTCGGCGGCGTTGTCTTCCGTGAGCCGATCATCATGTCCAACGTGCCGCGCCTGGTGCCCGGCTGGACCAAGCCGATCATCATCGGCCGGCACGCGCACGGCGACCAGTACAAGGCGACCGACTTCGTGGTCCCCGGACCGGGCACGGTGACCATCACCTACACCCCGGCCGACGGCAGCGCGCCGGTCGAGATGGAGGTCGCCAAGTTCCCCGGCGGCGGCATCGCGATGGGCATGTACAACTTCGACGAGTCGATCCGCGACTTCGCCCGCGCCTCCCTGCGCTACGGCCTGGACCGCAACTACCCGGTCTACCTGTCGACCAAGAACACGATCCTGAAGGCGTACGACGGCCGGTTCAAGGACATCTTCGCCGAGGTCTTCGAGGCGGAGTTCAAGGCCGACTTCGATGCCGCCGGGATCACCTACGAGCACCGGCTGATCGACGACATGGTCGCCGCCGCGCTCAAGTGGGAGGGCGGCTTCGTCTGGGCCGCCAAGAACTACGACGGTGACGTGCAGTCGGACACCGTCGCGCAGGGCTTCGGCTCGCTGGGCCTGATGACCTCCGTGCTGATGACCCCGGACGGCCGTACGGTCGAGGCCGAGGCGGCGCACGGCACGGTCACCCGGCACTACCGGCAGTGGCAGAAGGGCGAGAAGACGTCGACCAACCCGATCGCGTCGATCTTCGCCTGGACCCGTGGCCTCGCCCACCGGGGCAAGCTCGACGGCACCCCGGCGGTCTCCGAGTTCGCCGAGAAGCTGGAGCAGGTCTGCATCGAGACCGTCGAGGGCGGTCAGATGACCAAGGACCTCGCCCTGCTCATCTCGCGGGACGCCCCGTGGCTGAGCACTGACGAGTTCATGGCCGCGCTCGACGAGAACCTGGCGAAGAAGCTCGGCGCCTGA
- the mdh gene encoding malate dehydrogenase: MGKKVTVVGAGFYGSTTAQRLAEYDVFDTVVITDIIEGKPEGLALDINQSRPIEGFETKVVGQTTGPNGEGYEVIEGSDVVVITAGLPRKPGMSRMDLLATNAKIVRVVSESVAKFAPNAVVIVVSNPLDEMTAMAQLATQFPKQRVLGQAGMLDTARFTTFVAEELGVPVASVKTLTLGSHGDTMVPVPSRSTVNGKPLREVLPDAKIEELVVRTRNGGAEVVALLKTGSAYYAPSAAAAKMAKAVATDSGEVMPVCAWVDGDYGISGVYLGVEAELGREGVRRIVTTDLDADELASLKAAAEAVRAKQGDIANL, translated from the coding sequence ATGGGCAAAAAGGTCACCGTCGTCGGCGCCGGTTTCTACGGCTCGACGACCGCGCAGCGACTGGCGGAATACGACGTCTTCGACACGGTCGTGATCACCGACATCATCGAAGGTAAGCCCGAGGGGCTGGCGCTGGACATCAACCAGTCGCGGCCGATCGAGGGCTTCGAGACCAAGGTGGTCGGCCAGACCACCGGACCGAACGGCGAGGGTTACGAGGTCATCGAGGGCTCGGACGTGGTGGTCATCACCGCGGGCCTGCCCCGCAAGCCGGGAATGAGCCGGATGGACCTGCTCGCCACCAACGCCAAGATCGTACGTGTGGTGTCCGAGAGCGTGGCCAAGTTCGCCCCGAACGCGGTGGTCATCGTCGTCTCGAACCCGCTGGACGAGATGACCGCGATGGCCCAGCTCGCCACCCAGTTCCCCAAGCAGCGGGTGCTCGGCCAGGCCGGCATGCTGGACACCGCCCGGTTCACCACCTTCGTCGCCGAGGAACTGGGCGTACCGGTGGCCTCGGTGAAGACCCTCACGCTCGGCTCGCACGGCGACACCATGGTGCCGGTCCCGTCGCGCAGCACGGTGAACGGCAAGCCGCTGCGCGAGGTGCTCCCGGACGCCAAGATCGAGGAGCTGGTGGTCCGTACCCGTAACGGTGGCGCCGAGGTGGTCGCGCTGCTCAAGACCGGTTCGGCGTACTACGCCCCGTCCGCCGCCGCGGCCAAGATGGCGAAGGCCGTGGCGACCGACTCCGGCGAGGTCATGCCGGTCTGCGCCTGGGTCGACGGCGACTACGGCATCTCCGGGGTCTACCTCGGTGTCGAGGCCGAGCTGGGCCGTGAGGGTGTCCGTCGGATCGTCACCACCGACCTGGACGCCGACGAGCTGGCCAGCCTCAAGGCCGCCGCCGAGGCGGTCCGGGCCAAGCAGGGCGACATCGCGAACCTCTGA
- a CDS encoding bifunctional methylenetetrahydrofolate dehydrogenase/methenyltetrahydrofolate cyclohydrolase encodes MTATLLDGKATAAEIKDELRVRVKALAERGLVPGLGTVLVGADPGSQAYVNGKHRDCAEVGIASIRRELPADATQEQVDEVIAELNADPACHGYIVQLPLPRHLDTQRVLELIDPEKDADGLHPVNLGRLVLGYDGPLPCTPRGIVELLRRHDVPLRGAEVAVVGRGNTVGRPLGLLLTRRSENATVTLCHTGTLDLAKHTRNADIVIVAAGVPGLLTADMVRPGATVVDVGITRVIGPDGKGRYTGDIAAEVAEVAGAMVPMPGGVGPMTRAMLLTNVVERAERG; translated from the coding sequence GTGACGGCGACCCTTCTGGACGGCAAAGCGACCGCGGCGGAGATCAAGGACGAGCTACGGGTGCGGGTGAAGGCCCTCGCCGAGCGGGGCCTGGTCCCCGGGCTCGGCACCGTACTCGTCGGTGCGGACCCCGGCTCGCAGGCGTACGTCAACGGCAAACACCGCGACTGTGCCGAGGTGGGCATCGCCTCGATCCGCCGCGAACTGCCCGCCGACGCCACCCAGGAGCAGGTCGACGAGGTCATCGCCGAACTCAACGCGGACCCCGCCTGCCACGGCTACATCGTCCAGCTCCCGCTGCCGCGTCACCTCGACACCCAGCGGGTGCTGGAGCTGATCGACCCGGAGAAGGACGCCGACGGTCTGCACCCGGTGAACCTGGGCCGGCTGGTGCTGGGCTACGACGGCCCGCTGCCCTGCACCCCGCGCGGCATCGTGGAGCTGCTCCGCCGGCACGACGTACCGCTGCGGGGTGCCGAGGTGGCGGTGGTCGGACGCGGCAACACCGTCGGCCGTCCGCTCGGCCTGCTGCTGACCCGGCGCAGCGAGAACGCCACCGTGACGCTCTGCCACACCGGCACCCTCGACCTCGCCAAGCACACCCGCAACGCGGACATCGTGATCGTCGCGGCCGGCGTACCCGGGCTGCTCACCGCCGACATGGTCCGGCCCGGCGCCACCGTGGTCGACGTCGGGATCACCCGCGTGATCGGCCCGGACGGCAAGGGTCGCTACACCGGCGACATCGCGGCCGAGGTGGCCGAGGTCGCCGGGGCGATGGTGCCGATGCCGGGCGGAGTCGGCCCGATGACCCGGGCCATGCTGCTGACCAACGTGGTCGAGCGGGCCGAACGCGGCTGA
- a CDS encoding peptide ABC transporter substrate-binding protein has translation MQVRRLAAWAAVPLVATLGLAACGSGDDGGSGESNPNATVSIQIGEPQHLIPTNTTETSGNQVLSALFTPLVDYDAQNKPYEVQAESIQSTDNTTWTIKLKDGYTFHNGEKVTSDSYINAWNYGAYAPNGQGASYFFEKIAGYDDLQSTDPDGEEGPQKAPEPKAKTMSGLKKVDDSTFTVTLSAPYSEFKTMLGYNAFYPLPNAAFSAPGVIKDGFEDAIIGDGPFKMKGTWQHDAKVEVEKYDAFPGEKPKVAGVEFRIYQQLTAAYADVISDNLDVVPTIPTENLTSAASDLGDRYQQSPASSFQFLAFPTFDPSFSKPEVRKAISEAIDRDEIIKSVFKDSQQSARSFVSPVVAGYRDNTCGTACVFDPAKAKSEYTAAGGPAKIQISYNGDGGHKDWVDATCNQLKTNLGVDCVGTAEPKFADLLDKVEAKKPVGMFRLGWIMDYPSMENYLGPLYTTNGSSNYYGYSNPQFDALVKEGVSAATPDEAIKKYQAAEDILANDLPVIPLRFGQNNFGYSSKVKNVEIDLFQRVNLTKIEAVS, from the coding sequence ATGCAGGTCCGTAGGCTCGCAGCCTGGGCCGCCGTACCGCTCGTCGCAACCCTGGGCCTCGCGGCCTGTGGCAGCGGCGACGACGGCGGTTCCGGGGAAAGCAACCCCAACGCTACGGTGTCGATCCAGATCGGTGAACCGCAGCACCTGATCCCGACCAACACCACCGAGACGAGCGGGAACCAGGTCCTCAGCGCCCTGTTCACCCCGCTGGTGGACTACGACGCACAGAACAAGCCTTACGAGGTTCAGGCGGAGTCGATCCAGAGCACCGACAACACCACCTGGACGATCAAGCTCAAGGACGGCTACACCTTCCACAACGGCGAGAAGGTCACCTCCGACAGCTACATCAACGCCTGGAACTACGGCGCTTATGCCCCGAACGGCCAGGGCGCCAGCTACTTCTTCGAGAAGATCGCCGGGTACGACGACCTCCAGTCGACCGACCCGGACGGCGAAGAGGGCCCGCAGAAGGCCCCCGAGCCGAAGGCGAAGACGATGAGCGGGCTGAAGAAGGTCGACGACTCGACCTTCACCGTCACCCTCTCCGCGCCGTACTCCGAGTTCAAGACGATGCTCGGGTACAACGCCTTCTACCCGCTGCCGAACGCCGCCTTCTCCGCCCCCGGCGTGATCAAGGACGGCTTCGAGGACGCCATCATCGGCGATGGCCCCTTCAAGATGAAGGGCACCTGGCAGCACGACGCCAAGGTCGAGGTCGAGAAGTACGACGCCTTCCCCGGCGAGAAGCCGAAGGTGGCCGGCGTCGAGTTCCGGATCTACCAGCAGCTCACCGCCGCGTACGCGGACGTGATCTCGGACAACCTGGACGTCGTCCCGACGATCCCGACCGAGAACCTGACCAGCGCGGCGAGCGACCTCGGCGACCGGTACCAGCAGAGCCCGGCGTCGTCGTTCCAGTTCCTGGCGTTCCCGACGTTCGACCCGAGCTTCAGCAAGCCCGAGGTTCGTAAGGCGATCTCCGAGGCGATCGACCGCGACGAGATCATCAAGTCGGTCTTCAAGGACTCGCAGCAGTCGGCCCGCTCGTTCGTCTCGCCGGTTGTCGCCGGATACCGGGACAACACCTGCGGCACCGCGTGTGTGTTCGACCCGGCCAAGGCCAAGTCGGAGTACACCGCCGCGGGCGGCCCGGCGAAGATCCAGATCTCGTACAACGGCGATGGTGGCCACAAGGACTGGGTCGACGCGACCTGCAACCAGCTCAAGACCAACCTGGGCGTGGACTGCGTCGGCACTGCCGAGCCGAAGTTCGCCGACCTGCTGGACAAGGTCGAGGCGAAGAAGCCGGTCGGCATGTTCCGGCTCGGCTGGATCATGGACTACCCGTCCATGGAGAACTACCTCGGCCCGCTCTACACCACGAACGGTTCGTCGAACTACTACGGGTACAGCAACCCGCAGTTCGACGCGCTGGTGAAGGAAGGCGTCTCGGCCGCCACCCCGGACGAGGCGATCAAGAAGTACCAGGCCGCTGAGGACATCCTGGCGAACGACCTGCCGGTGATTCCGCTGCGCTTCGGTCAGAACAACTTCGGCTACTCGAGCAAGGTCAAGAACGTTGAGATCGACCTGTTCCAGCGGGTCAATCTGACCAAGATCGAGGCCGTCAGCTGA